DNA sequence from the Quercus lobata isolate SW786 unplaced genomic scaffold, ValleyOak3.0 Primary Assembly Scq3eQI_73, whole genome shotgun sequence genome:
CCATTTTTAATTTCTGCCAGAACCCGTTGGAGGGCAGCCTGGCTTTCTCTAAGTTCCAGTTCGGCACTTAcccattttttgtattttcattttcatttcaattcctATATTGCCCATGTCGGTACTTAGTactttcatctttttcttttttctttttttttttcttttttgcctcaaaaataaaaagtacttttatttttgataaatgtCAAAGCATTGAGTATAATACTAAACcccccatttaaaaaaaaaaaaaaaagtattgattAATACAGTGAAGGGATGGTGTTCCCATGAACAAAAAGAATTGACTGAAAAGAAAAGCTACTTAGGtgcataatttataaaattagaaCAATTAAtgaatgatttttatttttgttattgaaaaTGAACTATTTCAATAGGCTTCAATccacatataataaaaacaatctTCCACATAACATCACGTTTGACTATTATCTTCATATgggaaaaaaccaaaaaagaaaaagagaaaagagagagttaaATATTATGGGTTATAATACATTTGTCTTATACTTTTTTGGGTCAAGTGAtacaagaaagaaatataaCTCTATAAGACTAATTTTCTTTTCCCCATATTCATatataaatcataaaatttgATGTAGAAAACATTTAAGTAACTATATAATATGACCAATTATTAGCTCATTATTATCAAATAACGTACATACGTTTGAATAGTATTACATGGGCAAAAATGTACATACaaataactaaattattaaCCAGACAATCTTCATGTGCAAAATCCTTATTCAAATACTGGCCATTTAATGCAACTGCTTCTCAGAGATCCCAGCTTAGAAGCCTCTTTCTCTTCCCCCAAAGTCCTTCAGCCCAAAATGGAAAGAAGAGTCTCTCCAATGCCCACTCTTCTTTTCATTGCAGCTCTAATGGCTGCTTCTTACTTTATTATATCTGAAGCAGCTGATTCTAAAGGATCATTTCAAGACAATTTCGATATAATGTGGTCTCAGGAGCATTTTTCAACCTCCCCAGATGGGCAGATCTGGTATCTCTCATTAGACAAAGAAACAGGTAACACACATATATCCACAAGATTAGCTATACTTAATTCTATTTTTGCTTGCTTTAGTTTAAAGATATAGTCTTTGTGATAAGAAACTTATATAGTatagtttactttttcttttattgtattGTTGAATAGGCTGTGGATTTCAAACAAAGCAAAGATACAGATTTGGGTGGTTTAGCATGAAGCTCAAGTTGGTCGGAGGTGACTCTGCCGGTGTAGTGACAGCTTACTATGTAAGTCTTTGACATTGAATCTTATTGCTTCATATTTATAGCATTTGTATTGTAATTAGAGAGTGGCTAATTAAAATGATTGGCAAAAATTTATGTTGTAGATGTGCACTGAAAATGGGGCAGGGCCAACGAGAGATGAGTTAGATATTGAGTTCTTGGGGAATAGGACTGGGCAGCCTTATCTTATTCAGACTAATGTGTACAAGAATGGGACTGGTGGCCGTGAGATGAGGCATATGCTTTGGTTTGACCCCACTGAGGATTTCCATTCCTATTCTGTACTCTGGAACAGCCACCAGATTGTGTAAGTTTCTCTTACCATTGAAATTCACTCTTTTTTCTCTGAGTTACTTGTTTAGATTCTCCTCCCCACTTTGTACATGTGGTTACTCATCAAACACTTCGATGCAGTCACCATAAATATTGGAGACAAAAGATGTCTTAGTTACTCTGTTGCTTTTGACTGAATGAGTAATACATAGACacaaacatttttcacaattgctAACATGTCCGGTTATGATTGAAGCAACTTTTCAGCAGTCACAAGTAAACagtgtgaaaattttgtgattggtggtGTACATATGTTTATCAAAATTCAACCATATAAATGTATTGGTCAAGACTTACgcagttgaatttaattatacttaagaaaaaaataataacattcCGATTGTGTTTACATTAGTCCATACAATTACATGATTGAGTTTATTTGAGAAACTTAAGGTATGCACCAAAGTTTTGTATACAAAGAAACAAGGGGAAGTCTAACATGGGCTTTGGAAGAACTTATACTGACAGTTACTTGAATTGCTATTCAAATATGCAAACAGGTTTTTTGTGGATAGTACTCCCGTAAGAGTTTTCAAGAACAATGGGGAAGCAAATAATTTCTTCCCCAACGAAAAGCCCATGTACTTGTTTTCTAGCATATGGAATGCCGATGATTGGGCCACAAGAGGTGGGCTCGAGAAGACAGACTGGAAGAAGGCCCCATTTGTGTCCTCTTACAAAGACTTCAGTGTTGATGGTTGCCAATGGGAAGATCCATACCCTGCATGTGTTTCAACCACCACTCGAAATTGGTGGGATCAGTATTCTGCTTGGCATCTctctgattctcaaaaaatgGATTATGCTTGGGTGCAGAGAAACCTTGTTATTTATGATTATTGCAAGGACTATGAAAGGTTCCCCACATTGCCGGTAGAGTGTTCATTGAGTCCATGGGATTGATGAGCAAAGTGATAACTGATAAGGGataaatactactttattttttatttatttattttcaaatttcatattacattggtaaaaaaatgtgtagttttgtgtcattattttatttgattattatttagatatttaatttattcaaaattttattttgaattcaaatgtCTTCTTTTGCTCGATTTACATTTATATGCTGAGTCGTGACTTTAAACTTCTTAGAAAAGTAATCAATGAAATTACTATATAGGGTAATGTCACACAAAAATAAGGCCAGCTTATCTTTTGATGTTGAAACTTGTTTAAAGCTTAGGAACTTTGAAGTTCAAACTTCTCTCATAAatagttgaaaatttatttgtatgttaaaaataaagaagaatggCCAAGTATTAATAGCctaaaaatattcaaatgtTGACATTATAAATTTCCATATTTTCATatacttctatttaaataaagaatTAGATATGTTTGTAGAtacatgaaataaaataaaaataaaaataatttattttcatgtttatgtttatttttataatgtttttgtttaaatttttttattcaaataatgataaatattaattaatatatttttacccattttagaccttttaaattatgtataaaaaataaacaagtaaGTTGACATTTATTAGTTACATGATATCCTTGATTACATGCAAGCCACGCCAATAAACAtacaaaagcaaaataaaattaactataattattttattggaacTTAATTACaatgataatttaaaaatatacaatataaCATTATACCCCTTGGCACTTTGTTGTTATTGCAATTGTGTGGCATGTACCCAtttcaccaaaagaaaaaaaatcaaccatgTCCTTTGGCATTTCCTTGaattcaaaaactataaaataactTAAGTCCAAACTAGTCGCAACAAAATATAGATTTTAACTTACTAGAGCTAAAACATGATAATATATCTAAAACTGAACAGCTACACTAACTCTCAAAAACTTAATGGAAATTGGTGTTATGCTTTTTACGTTAAGCACATTCGACATataactgaaaaataaaatgtatcaaagctttattttttaaagaaaaaaatgaatcaaaGCTATCAACTCTAAATCTATGATCgctaataatatttaaattaataattttttattatttacacgtacgttaaaaaaaaaaaaaaagatacttaTAAATGAACCCGTAAGTGTGATTCCTAGTAGTGTCGCAACGTGATCAACTAATTTAGGAACCGCATATGATATGAATTTGTAGTCCATAATATTTTGACCAATTTAGACTATGGTTGCCAACTAGAAAGCATAAACTATAAGAAAGTACAGAAACTTTGAAGGAGAAATGGAGAAACAATATgcgagagagagaatgaaaaattctgatttcaattcaataatgaatttgtaCAAGCTCTGCGTCTAAATACCAGAAAAACAGAGGCCTGGAAAAATCCCAAAACAGTTACATCCCAAATCAGTTACAGCACGTGTGACATTCTGTTATTCCACGTGTGAGACTCCTCCAACTTAAATACATGGAAAGCTACAAGTAGTTTTACATACAGAAAACACAAAACTACAACAACTATACTACACTAATGTCGTTTAGACAGAAAAATCATTTCTTTGctgctttcttcttttgcttcatttcttTTCTGTCTTTCTAATGTGGGCTGCAATCttgatactccccctcaagatgagaattgggatTATGGATATTCACAATACACATCTTGGATAGTAATGCTTGCAACTGCTGGCCACTAAGAGCCTTTGTGAGGAGATCAGCTAGCTGGGAATGAGTGGGAGTAAAAAATAAACGAATGACCTTATCTTCAACTTTGTCCCTGACCAAGTGGCAATCTATTTCTATGTGCTTGGTTCTTTCATGAAACACGGGATTCTCACCTATGTATATGGCTGCTTGATTGTCACAGAAAAGCATGGCAGGTTTGGGATGAAAAACCTCCAAATCCTTTAACAAGGCCAGAAGCCAAGTTATTTCACATGTAGTAACTGCCATGGCCCTATATTCTGCCTCGACAGAGGAACGAGAGACTATAGATTGCTTTTTGGTCTTCCATGAAATGAGTGAATCACCTAAGAAAATGCAAAATCCAGTAATGGATCTTCTAGTGTCAATGCAGGAAGCCCAGTCTGCATCTGTGTATGCCTTTAAATGTAAATCTGATTTGGATGAGAAAAGGATGCCCTGACCAGGAGTTCCTTTAAGATATTGCAGCACTTTATAAGCTGCATCCAGATGAGGTTTGCGTGGCTTGGACATAAATTGGCTCAATTTTTGGACTGAGTAAGCAATGTCTGGTCTAGTTATGGTGAGATACAACAATCTCCCTACTAGTCTTCTGTAAACACTAGGATCAGGCAGTAACTCCCCACAAAACTTGCTTAACTTCAAATTTTGTTCCATAGGAACCTTACTTGTTTTGCAACCTGACATCCCAGCATCTTTAAGTATATCCAAGGTGTATTTCCTTTGGCATAAACAAATGCCTTGTTCTGATCTGGCCACTTCAAAACCAAGGAAAAATTTTAGGTTTCCAAGGTCTTTCAACTTGAATTCTTGATCCAAAAATACCTTAAGTTCTTCAATAGCATGAGCATCATTACTGGCAATAAGgatgtcatcaacatacaccAAGAGAGCTATAAATGACTGATTAAACTTCTTGGTGAATAGAGAGTAATCTGACTTAGATTGTTTGAAACCACATTTCAAAATGGTAGCTGAGAACTTAGAGTACCATTGTCTTGAGGCCTGCTTAAGTCCATACAATGACTTATTTAGTTTGCACACCAAATGCTCCCCCTTGTTGTGAAAGCCTGGAGGCAGATGCATATAAACTTCCTCATGGAGATCACCATGGAGGAAAGCATTGTTCACATCAAGTTGAACAAGGTGCCAACCCTTCACAGCTGCAATAGCAAGGATAGTCTTCACTGAAGTCATCTTTGCCACAGGAGAGAAAGTGTCTGTGAAGTCTAAACCCTCCTGCTGAGTGAACCCTTTGGCCACAAGTCTGGCCTTGTACCTCTCTACTATACCATCAGCCTTATATTTGATTCTATATACCCATTTGCACCCAATGGCCTTTTTGTGAGAAGGGAGAGAAGTAAGAGACCAAGTTTGGTTGGATTCCAAGGCTGCAATCTCATCAACCATAGCATTCTGCCACTTAGGATCCTTGATAGCCTCAGAATAGGATTTTGGCTCAGAAATAGCAGTGATTAAGGAACAAAAATGGGCATAGGAAGGTGAAAGACCAGAAGTATCAATATAAGCAGAGATAGGATACTTAGTACCTGACTTAGAGGAGCTGGAACCAAACTTGATGGCTGAATTGGAGTGATCAAACTTAGCATGAACAACAGTACTGCATTTAAAGTCTTGCAAATAAGCAGGAGCTTTACTGATTCTTGTAGACTTCCTTAAGGGTGGAATGGAAGCAGGAATAGAAGTAGGTACTGAAGCAGGAATAGAATGGGATATAGGATCAAGTATGGGGTCTACAGAAGGAGGAAGAACAGAATCAAAGGAAGGGGCAGAGGTAGTATCTGGAATGGTTAAAGGTGAAGTAGGGGGAGGTGAGGTAGGATTGGACAAAACAGATGTAGAATCTGTAATGGGAGGTGTTGGGGTATGTGAATCAACAATAGGAGTGGCAACAAAGGGTAAGGGGTCAAGGTAAAGGTCTGGGGAAGGAAAAATATGAGGTAAGGTGATTGTGGAATGAGGGGAAGAAGAGTATGTGGAAGAGATAAAGGGAAAGACAGTCTCATGGAAAAGAACATCCCTAGAGACAAAAATTTTCTTGGTGGCCAGATCAAGCACCTTGAAACCTTTAACCCCCATAAGGATAACCCAGAAAAACACATGGTAAGGATCTAGGATCAAATTTTGACCTATTGTGAGACAAAGTAGATGCAAAACAAAGGCATCCAAACACCTTTAGATGATCATAGGAAGGGATTGTGTTGTATAGTTTCTCAAATGGAGTTTTGTTGCCAAGAGTAGAAGAAGGCAGCCTATTTATAATATACACAGCAGTTAAGACACACTCACCCCAAAAGGTAAGAGGCATATTGGACTGAAACTTTAAGGCCCTTGCAATGCTCAATATATGTTGGTGTTTCCTCTCCACAActgaattttgttgtggagtggCTACACAAGAATGCTGATGCAAAATTCCATgcttagcataaaattcttttagagTGAATTCTTGAGCATTATCAGTCCTAATAGCCTTGATTTTAGTGCTAAACTGTGTGAATATcatattgaaaaatgaaatcaacAAGGGTCTGGTTTCAGATTTGGTTTTCATAAGGTACACCCATGTGGATCTAGTGGCATCATCAACAATGGTAAGGAAATATCTAAAACCATCATGAGTGGACTTAGCAAAAGGGCCCCATACATCACAGTGAATAAGATCAAAAGGAGTTGTAGACAAATGATTAAAGAAAGGAAATGGAAAACGTTTCTGTTTAGCAATGGGGCAAAGAGTACAAGTTTTATTGCTATGAACATTTCTTACATCAGGAATACAATCATGTAAGGCATGAAGTTTAGCATTTGAAGCATGTTCTAGTCTAAGATGCCAAAGAAATGGCTTGGTTATGACAAGAACATTAGAAATATTATTGACAAAAGTACCAAAAACAGAATCCAAAATGGAAGAAGCTGCAGAATCAGATTTGCAAGGAGTTGTAGAGAGCAAGTAGAGGTTGTTATGTAGTTTACCTACTCCAATCGTTTTCCAACAAGAAAGGTCCTGTATAAAACACAAATTggacaagaaaatgaaacaaCAGGACAATCTTTTTGTCAATTGACTCACAGAGATCAGATTGAAGGTGAAGGCAGGAACACATAATACATTTTCAAGTATAAGGCTGGCTGTCACTTGAATGGTGCCAATGTGTGTGACAAGAACTCTTTCACCATTAGGTAATTGGACAAAGGATGAGACAGATTTGGTGATTTTAGTGAACAAATTGACAGAACGAACAATGTGATCTGTTGCCCCAGTGTCAAGGACCCAAGTTTGTCTATCAAATGTTGTTTTACTAGCTGGATTATTGGCAAAAATGGAATGTTGCATACTTAGGCAGAAAGAATCATGAAAAGAGTCACAAAGATTACCTGAAATGGCAGAATTGGCTGTGGCTATAGCATCATTGGAATTACCAGAGGTAGATGCATGAGAATTCAGTAGAGAGAGCAACTGTTGATACTGCTCTGAAGTGAAAGGAAAGGGATTATTCTGCTGCACAAATTCAGATTGACCTTGGTTATCATCTACCATAACCTGATTAGCCTTGGCCACCCGTCCATTTTGCTTGTAACCTGGAGGAAATCCAACAAGTTTATAGCATTTTTCCTTAATGTGACCAAGTTTTCCATAGTGGCTGCATACAGGTCTTCCTTTGGTAGCATTGCCCTTGAAATTTCTACCATTGCTGTTGTTTGAATGAGAACCTTGATTGAAGACTTGGTTCTTAACAGCAAGTGCAGCTGATTCAATAGAAGGAGCACCATTAGAGGTTGAAAACCTTTGCCTTTCTTCCTGAATTACCAATGAGAAAGCCTTATCTATTGATGGAACAGGCTCCATCATAAGGATTTGAGTCTTGACTTGTGAATAACAATCACTCAATCCGTTGAGAAACTACATTATTGAATCTTGATAATAAAGCTGCGTAATCTTATCATTTACTCCACAAGTGCATTTGCCACATGAACAGCTTGGCAAAGGCCTGAGATTCAACAGTTGATCCCAAGTAGCTTGAAGATCAGTGAAAAGTGTTGTTACTGTAGAATCTCCTTGCATTATAGAGGAAATCTGCTTCTGGAGCTGAGAGATTCTTGGTCTGTTTGCTTGTTGGAAACGGATCTTTAGTGCATTCCACACTGCACGAGCTGTGTCTCTGTAAATAACACTAGCTTTGATGTGAGGTGAAACAGAATTTAAGATCCAAGATGAGATCATCGAGTTGCATTTTGACCAAGCTTGCTTCTCAAGAGGTGTAATCGCCATTGCAATAGTGATGGAACCATCAACAAAACCAAGTTTGCTCTTGGCATCTAAAGCCATTATCATTGCTCTAGCCCACGTTGGATAATTATCCTCAGTCAGGTGTGGAGCAACGAGGATCGCACCAGGAGATTCACCATGATGCAAAAAGAACGGACTGCGAGGATCTTCCATTGGAGAAAGCTCGCGATGCGAAGAAGTAGATGAGACAGTTTCTATGTTTGACGCCATTGATAAAGGCtcaagctctgataccatataagAAAGTACAGAAACTTTGAAGGAGAAATGGAGAAACAATATgcgagagagagaatgaaagattttgatttcaattcaataatgaatttgtaCAAGTTCTGCGTCTAAATACCAGAAAAACAGAGGCCTGGAAAAATCCCAAAACAGTTACATCCCAAATCAGTTACAGCACGTGTGACATTCTGTTATTCCACGTGTGAGACTCCTCCAACTTAAATACATGGAAAGCTACAAGTAGTTTTACATACAGAAAATACAAAACTACAACAACTATACTACACTAATGTCGTTTAGACAGAAAAATCATTTCTTTGctgctttcttcttttgcttcatttcttttttgtctttctgATGTGGGCTGCAATCTTGATAACTCATCTCTTTCAAATCGAATTCTTTGGAAGATTAATAAAATatcagtgattttttttttttttttttttttttgtttcaaattttttttttttttttttttttttgcttcaaatGAGCCTTGCaagtaagaataaaaatttcatcaaaaacaATTTACATCTAATATAAAAGTAAGGTAAGACTATCTTTAGATACTTAAACTTGTTTAAAACTTAGAAACTTTGTTGTTTAGCTTCTTTCTCATAAATAGTAAGAATATGATTTATATGTTAGAAACGAAAGAGAAAATGGTATGAATAgccttaaaaattcaaaatttgacaTAGAAATTTCTATATTTTCCTATGCTtctatatgaaaattttgtaacatATGTATTTGTGGAATCAAATTAGTTAAGTGTTTATGTTTAACATATGTGTTTGTGGAATCAAATTTGTAACATATGTGTTTGTGGAATCAAAATTTGTAACATAtgtgtttgtaaaaatatatttatttaaatgtttatgtttaattttatgaTGTTTTGTTCAAGTGTTgtattcaaaaataataattttaaacaaatatatttgtaaCCATTTTAGATTGTTTTTAATTaggtatgaaaaaaaaaaacaagttggaatttcccaaacttttttttttaaaaaaacaaatcaatattTTACATATCCATAGTggtcgtgtgtgtgtgtgtatatatatatatatatatatatatttaaggcaTAATCTTTGGTGTcttaattctttaaatttttagagCATGAAGATAATTATCCAACTTCGCCTTAGTGTGTCTCTTTCTTAAGAATACTTTTATTGATAATGGTTTATAGTTAGCTAAAAGAGTAAAAGTGAGTTATTTACAATGTCTTAAACAACATAATTTTAGCTAGGACAAAGTTTGTAGGCAATGGCTACAaactcccactaaaaaaattaatatggcTACATAATTTAAAAAGTCTAAAAATTGAATtgcatttttcttaaaatatatgTTAAACTTCGTTcaaatcgaatattatttactattcaattcataaatttattttatatgtataattaaatattacaaaaacttgaaatttaaacatttgattgatgatatatttattgattttttttttttatctttttgaaattttgcaaacatgaaagatattataagaaaaattaatataatgttggatttcaaaattcacatctaataaaataattgggGATTTGTAGACATTGCCAACAAACTAGCTTGTGGACAAACTTTGTTcttttagttattatataactcttcttatgttttaatttaatgtTGTTTTAGATAAGAATtgatagattttaaaaaaaaaattattgattagtTAGTAGCTAgtataaaattcattttagatcatatatttttttttaaagaaattataatcTTAAAGGAGTCGAAATTATACTTTTTACTGGATATGTATTACAAACAATGGATCGTAAACTTATATAATcttaagggataattacacataacccacctgtggtttgggcgaaaatcattttgcctacccgtggtttgaaaagtatcacttaacccacttaTGGTATGTTTCCGTCAATCTCCGTAACCTACCTCAAGCCCAACCGTTAAAAAAACACCTCTTAACcccaaaacacaacataacgCGAATCAAAACACCTAAAACTTGGAAACTTTTCGAGAAAGAGACCTGTGGTGAGATCAACATGTTCTTCGTGGTTTGGAGTGTCTGGAGAGGGAGAAAACACAAGTTTCGCAACATTGAAGCTAGGGAAGGTAGTTTCGGTAAAGAAAATCAAGGTATTTGTGTCTGTTCTCGatttagggtttcagattttgtgTCTGTTCTCATCTCATTTGTGGGTTTAGTGTAGCTTACATCACTAAAGGAGATCCTATACAGAAAATGATGTTGATAAGGATGAGGGTGACTCTGACTCTTCTCTCATTTCCTTCAACTTGTTCTTCTCTACCAAAATGGCTGCATTTCCTTCACCAGCACGACCATTTGAGCCCAAAGCCACCACTCTTATTAAAACTGGACCTTTTCTCTGAAGTCTGAACCCGAGAGATAGAGTAGCTATAGGACCCTGATATCCCAGTATTGTTCTGTGCCACCCAAAACCGCCACCCAAAGACCCACTGCCTCAAACATCCACCAATCAAACCAACACCCAAACAACCACCAAACCAACATCCAAAGCCACCCCAACACCCAGCAACTATCAGCGAGCAAAGCCCCCCACCCACAGCCCACAACCTATGGCGAGCAAAGCCCACCATCGACGACCACGACAAGTGAAACgaaaacccaaaaatgaaaaatattcaaGCCACCGTTGCTGTCACCGTCTTCCTACCCCTGCTGCCATCGTCCCTTGCTTCTAGTGTCACTGCAGCCTTCAAGCATCTTAACcgagagagacagagaagaaGCTCATCGAGAAGAAGCTCGGTTGTGGCCAGGTCGAGGAGCTCATCGAGGAGGCTCATGAAGATTAGTTTGTGTTGTGTTTGGGTGGTGGGAAAATggggaaaataaaagaagagaaaaatgggtATTTGGGGGGATGGGGTTTTTAGATTGTTTTGCAATGTGGGACTTTGAGAGC
Encoded proteins:
- the LOC115972790 gene encoding probable xyloglucan endotransglucosylase/hydrolase protein 8 gives rise to the protein MERRVSPMPTLLFIAALMAASYFIISEAADSKGSFQDNFDIMWSQEHFSTSPDGQIWYLSLDKETGCGFQTKQRYRFGWFSMKLKLVGGDSAGVVTAYYMCTENGAGPTRDELDIEFLGNRTGQPYLIQTNVYKNGTGGREMRHMLWFDPTEDFHSYSVLWNSHQIVFFVDSTPVRVFKNNGEANNFFPNEKPMYLFSSIWNADDWATRGGLEKTDWKKAPFVSSYKDFSVDGCQWEDPYPACVSTTTRNWWDQYSAWHLSDSQKMDYAWVQRNLVIYDYCKDYERFPTLPVECSLSPWD